One genomic region from Amycolatopsis sp. FBCC-B4732 encodes:
- a CDS encoding AraC family transcriptional regulator, with amino-acid sequence MRGTTVPPGTPCPPPRAGELPMHRLEVPAPNAPPIAVGTFDSIGPLARADFPHRHTFHELVHVTGGTGTHVVELARWPLRPPHLGFIAPGQVHQWADVRGLTGHVVVFTDDFLLDYPADRELLRRLSARPWLGLDARANAGVTRLIADLEDEYRRGGDDAESVLRALLHVLVVRAGRLPGTPEAPPAPAGAVAAEFARLAARTELGLWSVTAHAERIGVTPGHLTEAVKAATGRTAAQLLREARTREAQRFLLRTDLTVRQVASRVGFADPAYFCRFFRRETGLSPGDFRRVGEIHHD; translated from the coding sequence ATGCGCGGTACCACCGTTCCGCCGGGGACGCCCTGCCCGCCGCCGCGGGCCGGCGAACTGCCGATGCACCGGCTGGAGGTGCCGGCCCCGAACGCGCCGCCGATCGCCGTCGGCACGTTCGATTCGATCGGGCCGCTGGCGCGTGCGGATTTCCCGCACCGGCACACCTTCCACGAGCTCGTCCACGTCACCGGCGGCACCGGGACGCACGTCGTCGAGCTGGCGCGCTGGCCGCTGCGGCCGCCGCACCTCGGCTTCATCGCCCCGGGGCAGGTGCACCAGTGGGCGGACGTCCGCGGCCTGACCGGCCACGTCGTCGTGTTCACCGACGACTTCCTCCTCGACTACCCGGCCGACCGCGAGCTGCTGCGACGCCTCAGCGCACGGCCGTGGCTGGGGCTGGACGCCCGCGCGAACGCCGGCGTCACGCGGCTCATCGCCGATCTGGAGGACGAATACCGCCGCGGTGGCGACGACGCCGAGTCGGTGCTGCGGGCGCTGCTGCACGTCCTCGTCGTGCGCGCGGGACGGCTGCCGGGGACGCCGGAAGCGCCGCCCGCGCCCGCCGGGGCGGTGGCCGCGGAGTTCGCCCGGCTCGCCGCCCGCACCGAGCTCGGGCTGTGGTCGGTGACCGCGCACGCCGAACGCATCGGCGTCACCCCCGGTCACCTCACCGAAGCGGTGAAGGCGGCGACCGGCCGCACCGCCGCGCAGCTGCTGCGCGAGGCCCGGACGCGGGAGGCCCAGCGGTTCCTGCTCCGGACGGACCTGACCGTCCGGCAGGTCGCGAGCCGCGTCGGGTTCGCCGACCCGGCCTACTTCTGCCGGTTCTTCCGCCGCGAGACCGGGCTCAGCCCCGGCGACTTCCGCCGCGTCGGGGAGATTCACCACGACTGA
- a CDS encoding oxidoreductase, whose protein sequence is MANLGGTYPLGGEIPVTRMGYGAMQLAGPGVWGPPRDHDTAVAVLKEAVGAGVTHLDTSDYYGPHTVNAVIKEALHPYPENLCIVTKVGAKRSEDKAWPAALSADELTQAVHDNLRNLGVDALDVVNLRLSNAAGDYPVPMSLAEPFGVLADLRRQGLIRHLGVSHVTAEQLDEAKAIAPVVCVQNQYNLAHRENDDLVDKCAAEGIAFVPYFPLGGFSPLQSGALDDCAARVGATPMQVALAWLLQRSPSMLLIPGTSSPEHLRENLAAAELELPADVLADLDRIGAP, encoded by the coding sequence ATGGCGAACCTGGGCGGCACCTACCCCCTCGGCGGCGAAATCCCGGTCACCCGCATGGGATACGGCGCCATGCAGCTGGCCGGCCCCGGCGTGTGGGGGCCGCCGCGGGATCACGACACCGCCGTCGCCGTGCTGAAGGAAGCCGTCGGGGCCGGGGTCACCCACCTCGACACCAGTGACTACTACGGGCCGCACACCGTGAACGCGGTCATCAAGGAAGCGCTCCACCCGTACCCCGAAAACCTGTGCATCGTCACGAAAGTCGGCGCGAAGCGCAGCGAGGACAAGGCTTGGCCGGCCGCGCTGTCGGCCGATGAGCTCACCCAGGCCGTGCACGACAACCTGCGGAACCTCGGGGTCGACGCGCTCGACGTCGTCAACCTCAGGCTGAGCAACGCCGCCGGGGACTACCCCGTGCCGATGTCGCTCGCCGAGCCGTTCGGGGTGCTCGCGGACCTGCGGCGGCAGGGGCTGATCCGGCACCTCGGCGTCAGCCACGTCACCGCCGAGCAGCTCGACGAGGCCAAGGCCATCGCGCCCGTCGTGTGCGTGCAGAACCAGTACAACCTCGCGCACCGCGAGAACGACGACCTCGTCGACAAGTGCGCCGCCGAGGGGATCGCCTTCGTGCCGTACTTCCCGCTCGGCGGGTTCAGCCCGCTGCAGTCCGGCGCACTCGACGACTGCGCCGCGCGGGTCGGGGCCACGCCGATGCAGGTCGCGCTCGCCTGGCTGCTGCAGCGGTCGCCGTCGATGCTGCTGATCCCGGGGACGTCGTCGCCGGAGCACCTGCGGGAGAACCTCGCCGCCGCCGAGCTCGAACTGCCCGCCGACGTTCTCGCCGATCTCGACCGGATCGGCGCCCCCTGA
- a CDS encoding cytochrome P450, with protein sequence MTNTDELLFNPFAPGFFEDPYAQYRLLRDEDPVQSHPLGFWFVSRYEDVSALLRAGLSVEIENLAAGPFLDQQAALTPDANPGALNLSMLDRDPPDHTRLRSLVTKVFTRRAVAALEPQIVSLVDASLDRMAEKGTSDLVEELAFPLPFAVISTMLGMPPTDHARIRELSGTLVRSLEIVADEETARAIASADAELSAITRSVIEWKRNHPADDLLTALIAAEHDGQVLDGDELVAQVVLLYVAGHETTVNLIANGVNALLRNPDQLALLRSRPELASNAVEEFLRYDSPVQQTRRITTSPYSVAGKEIPAGTFVLACLASANRDERFFGPDADELRLDRPEARHQVSFGAGPHHCLGAALARLEGQVAISRLVQRFPDLGFAGQLEWNGRINLRGPAKFPVTVNAG encoded by the coding sequence ATGACGAACACCGACGAGCTGCTGTTCAACCCGTTCGCACCGGGGTTCTTCGAAGACCCGTACGCGCAGTACCGGCTGCTGCGCGACGAGGACCCGGTGCAGAGCCACCCGCTGGGCTTCTGGTTCGTCTCGCGCTACGAAGACGTCTCGGCGCTGCTGCGCGCCGGACTGTCGGTGGAGATCGAGAACCTGGCCGCGGGCCCGTTCCTCGACCAGCAGGCCGCACTGACCCCGGACGCGAACCCCGGCGCGCTGAACCTGTCGATGCTCGACCGCGACCCGCCCGACCACACCCGCCTCCGGTCCCTGGTGACGAAGGTGTTCACCCGCCGGGCCGTGGCGGCGTTGGAACCGCAGATCGTCTCGCTCGTCGACGCCTCGTTGGACCGGATGGCCGAGAAGGGCACGTCGGACCTGGTCGAGGAGCTGGCGTTCCCGCTGCCGTTCGCGGTGATCTCGACGATGCTCGGCATGCCGCCGACGGACCACGCGCGCATCCGCGAGCTGAGCGGAACCCTGGTGCGCTCGCTGGAGATCGTGGCGGACGAGGAAACAGCCCGGGCGATCGCGTCGGCGGACGCCGAGCTGTCGGCGATCACCCGTTCGGTGATCGAGTGGAAGCGCAACCACCCGGCGGACGACCTGCTGACGGCGTTGATCGCAGCGGAACACGACGGCCAGGTCCTGGACGGCGACGAGCTGGTGGCCCAGGTGGTGCTGCTGTACGTGGCCGGCCACGAGACGACGGTCAACCTGATCGCCAACGGGGTGAACGCGTTGCTGCGGAACCCGGATCAGCTGGCTTTGCTGCGCTCTCGGCCGGAGTTGGCGTCGAACGCGGTGGAGGAGTTCCTGCGGTACGACTCGCCGGTGCAGCAGACGCGGCGGATCACGACTTCGCCGTATTCGGTGGCGGGAAAGGAAATCCCGGCGGGGACTTTCGTGCTGGCTTGCTTGGCCTCGGCTAACCGGGACGAGCGGTTCTTCGGGCCGGACGCGGACGAGTTGCGGTTGGACCGCCCGGAGGCCCGCCACCAGGTTTCGTTCGGCGCCGGGCCCCACCACTGCCTGGGTGCGGCTTTGGCCCGGCTGGAAGGTCAGGTGGCGATCAGCCGCCTGGTGCAGCGGTTCCCGGACCTGGGGTTCGCGGGGCAGCTGGAGTGGAACGGACGGATCAACCTGCGGGGGCCGGCGAAGTTCCCGGTGACGGTGAACGCCGGCTGA
- a CDS encoding carbohydrate-binding protein, with product MDEENKLSRKTVLKAALAAGVAAPVALIGGPALARTTVATGTAPALTPECHDGDEPTIEQTEGPYFKPNSPERTNLVTPGTQGTRLTVTGYVFGLACQPVNRALLDFWQADVNGAYDNTGYTFRGHQYTNAQGAFTLSTIVPGLYPGRTRHIHVKVQAPGRPILTTQLYFPNEPRNNTDTIFDARLLMTVRDNGSAKEAAFDFVLNVPQTGTPTRPTSTTTPTSGPTTSTPPGGTSWAVGTTYAAGARVTYGGGGYVCLQGHTAQPGWEPPNVPALWRAG from the coding sequence ATGGACGAAGAGAACAAGCTCAGCCGCAAGACGGTGCTCAAGGCCGCGCTCGCGGCGGGTGTCGCCGCGCCGGTCGCGCTGATCGGCGGCCCCGCGCTCGCCCGCACCACCGTTGCCACCGGCACCGCCCCGGCGCTGACCCCCGAGTGCCACGACGGCGACGAGCCGACGATCGAGCAGACCGAAGGTCCCTACTTCAAGCCGAACTCACCCGAGCGGACCAACCTCGTCACGCCCGGCACCCAGGGCACCCGGCTCACCGTCACCGGGTACGTCTTCGGCCTCGCGTGCCAGCCGGTGAACCGCGCGCTGCTGGACTTCTGGCAGGCCGACGTCAACGGCGCCTACGACAACACCGGCTACACGTTCCGCGGCCACCAGTACACCAACGCCCAGGGCGCGTTCACGCTGTCCACGATCGTGCCCGGCCTCTACCCGGGCCGGACGCGGCACATCCACGTCAAGGTGCAGGCCCCCGGCCGGCCGATCCTGACCACGCAGCTCTACTTCCCCAACGAGCCGCGCAACAACACCGACACGATCTTCGACGCGCGGCTGCTGATGACCGTGCGCGACAACGGCTCCGCGAAGGAGGCCGCGTTCGACTTCGTGCTGAACGTGCCGCAGACCGGCACCCCGACCCGGCCGACGTCCACGACGACGCCGACGAGCGGGCCGACCACCTCCACGCCGCCCGGGGGCACCTCCTGGGCGGTGGGCACCACCTACGCGGCGGGTGCCCGGGTCACCTACGGCGGCGGGGGATACGTGTGCCTGCAGGGGCACACGGCCCAGCCAGGCTGGGAACCCCCGAACGTCCCCGCCCTGTGGCGGGCCGGGTGA
- a CDS encoding TetR/AcrR family transcriptional regulator codes for MSTVKSRREQYSEATRAALLVAATRRFGEHGFSGTALEDIAADIQATRGAIYHHFANKTALFEAVFERLETEAMELSASAAARAADPWAAAFAALDAFLDRCCDPVYGRLVWQEAPIALGWVRWQAAEAQFAYGLVEQLIKALVDGGDFDEQPLETTTRLVFGMLGTAGMALAEASDVDKPQLKAEYTSVIGRMASGLRRPA; via the coding sequence ATGTCGACCGTCAAGAGCCGGCGGGAGCAGTACTCCGAGGCCACCCGGGCCGCCCTGCTGGTGGCGGCCACCCGCCGGTTCGGCGAGCACGGCTTCAGCGGCACCGCGCTGGAGGACATCGCCGCCGACATCCAGGCGACGCGCGGCGCGATCTACCACCACTTCGCGAACAAGACGGCGCTCTTCGAGGCCGTGTTCGAGCGGCTGGAAACCGAGGCGATGGAACTGTCCGCGAGCGCAGCCGCCCGCGCTGCGGACCCGTGGGCGGCGGCCTTCGCGGCGCTCGACGCGTTCCTCGACCGCTGCTGCGACCCGGTGTACGGCCGGCTCGTCTGGCAGGAAGCGCCGATCGCCCTCGGCTGGGTGCGCTGGCAGGCGGCCGAAGCGCAGTTCGCCTACGGCCTCGTCGAGCAGCTGATCAAGGCGCTGGTGGACGGCGGCGACTTCGACGAGCAGCCGCTGGAGACGACGACCCGGCTGGTGTTCGGCATGCTCGGCACAGCCGGGATGGCGCTGGCCGAGGCGTCCGATGTGGACAAACCACAGCTGAAGGCGGAGTACACGTCCGTCATCGGGAGGATGGCTTCCGGGTTGCGCAGACCGGCTTGA
- a CDS encoding zf-HC2 domain-containing protein has product MGRYDRTDLGAYSLGLLETAEAARVERHLAACQDCRQEVREFEAVRSMLDHLAEVKST; this is encoded by the coding sequence ATGGGCCGGTACGACCGGACCGACCTCGGGGCCTACAGCCTGGGGTTGCTCGAGACCGCCGAGGCGGCGCGCGTGGAGCGGCACCTGGCGGCGTGCCAGGACTGCCGCCAGGAGGTCCGCGAGTTCGAGGCCGTCCGCAGCATGCTCGACCACCTCGCCGAGGTGAAGTCCACTTAG
- a CDS encoding DUF4041 domain-containing protein, which produces MDDVLRHGEGPVNGLRFAPPPGWPPPEPGWVPPPGWQPHPSWPPAPPGWQYWVAEVQQEEPTASGSAWEELAPATGTLAPDVPDATPGGDESDELRFVAERELQALREQIDQARSELVELDDAALLQQVGIYEYHHPLENAVQYKEALTAIRQQVKDFVKNGSAILAAERFAYNNSLAQGRKMTADFSKLMLRAYNAEADNCVRSVRAGTVASAKQRLERSVESIAKLGKMMEMRVSPEYHELRLREIELTGDYQFKLQEEREAARAERELLREEKRAEAELQAERERLEKERDHYSNALARLAEQGKHDEAGELRERLSAIESAITQNDYRIANIRAGYVYVISNIGAFGENVVKIGMTRRREPNDRIHELGDASVPFPFDTHLLYFSKDAVALENELHTMFADRRLNRVNLRREFFFITPQEVRAALAEKLGNVLEFNDNPEASQYFQSRSGWPEASQRRRDTEGISRRSPSPGTSPAPAG; this is translated from the coding sequence GTGGATGACGTCCTTCGACACGGGGAAGGTCCGGTGAACGGGCTCCGATTCGCTCCGCCGCCGGGGTGGCCGCCGCCGGAGCCGGGCTGGGTGCCGCCGCCGGGCTGGCAGCCGCACCCGTCTTGGCCGCCCGCACCGCCGGGCTGGCAGTACTGGGTTGCCGAAGTGCAGCAGGAAGAACCAACGGCTTCGGGTTCTGCTTGGGAAGAACTGGCACCCGCGACGGGAACGCTTGCGCCCGATGTCCCCGACGCAACGCCCGGCGGCGATGAGTCAGACGAACTCCGGTTCGTGGCCGAGCGGGAATTGCAGGCCCTTCGCGAGCAAATCGACCAGGCGAGGAGTGAGCTGGTCGAGCTCGACGATGCGGCTTTGTTGCAGCAGGTCGGCATCTACGAGTACCACCACCCACTCGAGAACGCCGTGCAGTACAAGGAGGCGCTGACCGCGATCCGTCAGCAGGTGAAGGACTTCGTCAAGAACGGCAGCGCCATCCTCGCCGCTGAACGGTTCGCCTACAACAACTCGCTGGCGCAAGGGCGGAAGATGACCGCCGACTTCTCGAAGTTGATGCTCCGGGCGTACAACGCCGAGGCCGACAACTGCGTGCGGTCGGTGCGCGCCGGTACGGTGGCTTCGGCGAAACAGCGACTCGAGAGGTCGGTCGAATCGATCGCGAAGCTCGGCAAAATGATGGAGATGCGAGTCTCGCCGGAGTACCACGAGCTTCGCCTGCGTGAGATAGAGCTGACGGGGGACTACCAGTTCAAGCTGCAGGAGGAACGCGAAGCGGCTCGGGCCGAACGCGAACTTCTGCGTGAGGAGAAGCGCGCTGAAGCCGAGTTGCAGGCTGAACGTGAGCGCTTGGAGAAAGAACGCGACCACTACAGCAACGCACTCGCGAGACTCGCGGAGCAAGGCAAGCACGACGAGGCCGGCGAGCTGCGTGAACGGCTGTCCGCCATCGAGTCGGCTATCACGCAGAACGACTACCGCATCGCCAACATCCGGGCCGGCTATGTGTACGTCATCAGCAACATCGGTGCTTTCGGCGAGAACGTGGTGAAGATCGGGATGACCCGACGTCGCGAGCCGAACGACCGCATCCACGAACTGGGTGACGCGTCGGTTCCCTTTCCCTTCGACACCCACCTGTTGTACTTCTCGAAGGATGCCGTCGCGCTCGAGAACGAACTGCACACCATGTTCGCCGACCGGCGGCTGAACCGGGTCAACCTGCGCCGCGAGTTCTTCTTCATCACACCGCAGGAAGTTCGTGCCGCGCTGGCGGAGAAGCTGGGGAACGTCCTCGAGTTCAACGACAACCCGGAGGCCTCGCAGTACTTCCAAAGCCGCTCAGGGTGGCCTGAAGCCAGCCAGCGCCGGCGCGACACCGAAGGGATCAGCCGGCGTTCACCGTCACCGGGAACTTCGCCGGCCCCCGCAGGTTGA
- a CDS encoding class I SAM-dependent methyltransferase — protein MTDDQFLDPTRATYAIVAESYDSFVPPLAEDVQDRALFTAFADLVRGGPVADLGCGTGRVTAFLAEAGLDVAGVDLSPEMLAVARREHPDLRFSEGSLLALDLPDGGLAGAVAWYSIIHTPPSRLPAVYAELFRVLRPGGYLQLGFHVGDRRHHRSDGYGHDGFSLDIYWLPVERVCGLVTDAGFEVVTQVLRDPAARVPQGRVLARKPE, from the coding sequence GTGACCGACGACCAGTTCCTCGACCCCACCCGGGCCACGTACGCGATCGTGGCCGAGAGTTACGACAGCTTCGTGCCCCCGCTCGCCGAAGACGTCCAGGACCGCGCGCTGTTCACGGCGTTCGCCGACCTCGTCCGCGGCGGCCCGGTCGCCGATCTCGGCTGCGGCACCGGCCGCGTGACGGCGTTCCTGGCCGAAGCCGGCCTGGACGTCGCCGGTGTCGACTTGTCGCCGGAGATGCTCGCCGTCGCCCGTCGTGAACACCCTGACCTGCGGTTTTCCGAGGGATCGCTGCTCGCGCTGGACCTGCCGGACGGCGGTCTCGCCGGCGCGGTGGCGTGGTATTCGATCATCCACACCCCGCCGTCGCGGCTGCCTGCGGTGTACGCCGAGCTGTTCCGGGTGCTGCGCCCGGGCGGCTACCTGCAGCTGGGCTTCCACGTCGGCGACCGGCGGCACCACCGCAGCGACGGCTACGGCCACGACGGGTTTTCGCTCGACATCTACTGGCTGCCGGTGGAGCGGGTCTGCGGGCTGGTGACCGACGCCGGGTTCGAGGTCGTCACGCAGGTGCTGCGCGATCCGGCGGCGCGGGTGCCGCAGGGGAGGGTGCTGGCGCGGAAACCGGAGTGA
- a CDS encoding chitinase: MLGVPAATGQAPRAAAAACSGPNWVAGQWYDVGAVVKYTNGSYYRAKNANPGYDPIISTWYWEPYSCDGGGGGTTCTAPNWVAGQWYDVGAVVKYTNGGYYRAKNANPGYDPVISTWYWEPYDCGGGTNPGNPGSFVVSEAQFNQIFPGRNSFYSYSGLTAALSAYPGFANTGSDTVKKQEAAAFLANVNHETGGLVYIVEQNTANYPHYCDASQPYGCPAGQAAYYGRGPIQLSWNFNYKAAGDALGIDLLGNPWQVEQNSAVAWKTGLWYWNTQSGPGTMTPHNAMVNGRGFGETIRSINGSIECNGGNPAQVESRVSKYRQIASVLGVDPGANLYC; this comes from the coding sequence GTGCTCGGCGTGCCCGCCGCCACCGGCCAGGCCCCGCGGGCCGCGGCCGCCGCCTGCAGCGGGCCCAACTGGGTCGCGGGCCAGTGGTACGACGTGGGCGCGGTCGTCAAGTACACCAACGGCAGCTACTACCGCGCCAAGAACGCGAATCCGGGCTACGACCCGATCATCAGCACCTGGTACTGGGAGCCCTACAGCTGTGACGGCGGGGGCGGCGGCACGACCTGCACCGCGCCCAACTGGGTCGCCGGCCAGTGGTACGACGTCGGCGCGGTCGTCAAGTACACCAACGGCGGCTACTACCGCGCCAAGAACGCCAACCCGGGCTACGACCCCGTCATCAGCACCTGGTACTGGGAACCGTACGACTGCGGTGGCGGCACGAACCCCGGCAACCCCGGCTCGTTCGTCGTCAGCGAGGCCCAGTTCAACCAGATCTTCCCCGGCCGCAACAGCTTCTACAGCTACAGCGGCCTGACCGCGGCCCTGTCGGCCTACCCCGGCTTCGCGAACACGGGCAGCGACACCGTGAAGAAGCAGGAAGCGGCCGCGTTCCTCGCGAACGTCAACCACGAGACCGGCGGCCTCGTCTACATCGTCGAGCAGAACACCGCCAACTACCCGCACTACTGCGACGCGAGCCAGCCCTACGGCTGCCCCGCGGGCCAGGCGGCGTACTACGGGCGCGGCCCGATCCAGCTGAGCTGGAACTTCAACTACAAGGCCGCGGGTGACGCGCTCGGCATCGACCTGCTCGGCAACCCCTGGCAGGTCGAGCAGAACTCGGCCGTCGCCTGGAAGACCGGCCTCTGGTACTGGAACACCCAGAGCGGCCCCGGCACGATGACCCCGCACAACGCGATGGTCAACGGCCGCGGCTTCGGCGAGACCATCCGCAGCATCAACGGCTCGATCGAGTGCAACGGCGGCAACCCCGCCCAGGTCGAGAGCCGGGTCTCGAAGTACCGCCAGATCGCTTCGGTCCTCGGCGTCGACCCCGGCGCGAACCTCTACTGCTGA
- a CDS encoding Lrp/AsnC family transcriptional regulator, with protein sequence MLDRALHVDGRAPFTKVGDVLGVSTQTVARRYRRLRAEAGLRVVGLPDPQRAGQAEWMVRLTATPHAAQDLARALARRADTAWIKLMSGGTEICVNVQTPAASDHSLLLRDIPRTASVTAVSAHQLLHRYFGGPTAWLGRAIALDAAQVVALTPPSPGEGKPLTGDDAALLAALQRDGRASLAELATATGWSAATVARRLADLRAGGTVFFDLEFDPALLGATTQALLWMGVAPAHLDDVAKTLATHPELALVAATTGPADLVALALCPDAAALHHYLTHRLGALDAIRTLETAPVLRTIKAAASR encoded by the coding sequence GTGCTCGACCGCGCGCTGCACGTCGACGGCCGGGCGCCGTTCACGAAGGTCGGTGACGTCCTCGGTGTCTCCACGCAGACCGTCGCGCGGCGCTACCGGCGGCTTCGGGCCGAAGCGGGACTTCGCGTCGTCGGCTTGCCGGATCCGCAACGCGCCGGGCAAGCCGAGTGGATGGTCCGGCTGACCGCGACACCGCACGCCGCGCAGGACCTCGCCCGCGCGCTCGCGCGCCGCGCCGATACCGCGTGGATCAAGCTCATGTCCGGCGGCACCGAAATCTGCGTGAACGTCCAGACGCCCGCCGCGAGCGACCATTCGCTGCTGCTGCGGGACATCCCGCGCACGGCGAGCGTCACGGCTGTGTCGGCGCACCAGCTCCTGCACCGCTACTTCGGCGGCCCGACCGCGTGGCTCGGCCGGGCGATCGCGCTCGACGCGGCGCAGGTCGTGGCGCTGACACCGCCGTCGCCGGGCGAAGGCAAGCCGCTGACCGGCGACGACGCCGCGTTGCTGGCCGCGCTCCAGCGCGACGGGCGCGCGAGCCTCGCCGAACTGGCCACGGCCACCGGCTGGTCGGCGGCGACCGTCGCCCGGCGGCTGGCCGATCTCCGGGCCGGCGGCACCGTGTTCTTCGACCTCGAGTTCGACCCCGCCCTGCTGGGCGCGACGACGCAGGCGCTGCTCTGGATGGGCGTCGCGCCGGCACACCTCGACGACGTCGCGAAGACGCTGGCGACGCACCCGGAACTCGCCCTCGTCGCCGCGACGACCGGCCCGGCCGACCTGGTCGCGCTCGCCCTCTGCCCGGACGCGGCCGCGTTGCACCACTACCTGACCCACCGGCTGGGCGCGCTCGACGCGATCCGGACGCTGGAGACCGCGCCCGTGCTGCGGACGATCAAGGCCGCCGCGTCCCGCTGA
- a CDS encoding thioesterase II family protein has protein sequence MSISLEAAEWIRRFHPAPTAPARLVCFPHAGGSASYFHPVSAALAPSVEVLAVQYPGRQDRYAEPPVDDLFVLADQLVDVLAPELTGPVAFFGHSMGASLAFEVARRLEERGTRLLALFVSGRRAPSAFRDERVHEKADDELLAEVKRLSGTDSRVLEDDEILRMVLPALRSDYKAAELYRYRPGPDVGCPVVALIGDRDPKVTEAEARQWAERTSGGFELHSYPGGHFYLNDHAAAVIRLIGERLAR, from the coding sequence ATGAGCATTTCCCTCGAGGCCGCGGAGTGGATCCGGCGCTTCCACCCGGCGCCGACCGCGCCGGCGCGGCTGGTGTGCTTCCCGCACGCCGGGGGCTCGGCGAGCTACTTCCACCCCGTGTCGGCCGCGCTGGCGCCGTCGGTGGAGGTGCTGGCCGTGCAGTACCCCGGCCGCCAGGACCGCTACGCCGAACCGCCGGTGGACGACCTGTTCGTGCTCGCCGACCAGCTGGTGGACGTGCTCGCCCCGGAGCTCACCGGGCCGGTCGCGTTCTTCGGCCACAGCATGGGCGCGAGCCTGGCGTTCGAGGTGGCGCGGCGGCTCGAGGAGCGCGGCACGCGGCTGCTCGCGCTGTTCGTCTCCGGGCGGCGCGCGCCTTCGGCGTTCCGCGACGAGCGCGTGCACGAGAAGGCCGACGACGAACTGCTGGCCGAGGTCAAACGGCTCAGCGGCACCGATTCGCGGGTGCTGGAGGACGACGAGATCCTCCGCATGGTGCTGCCCGCGCTGCGCAGCGACTACAAGGCCGCGGAGCTCTACCGCTACCGCCCGGGCCCGGACGTGGGCTGCCCGGTCGTCGCCCTGATCGGCGACCGCGACCCGAAGGTCACCGAGGCCGAGGCGCGGCAGTGGGCGGAGCGCACGTCCGGCGGGTTCGAGCTGCACTCGTACCCGGGCGGGCACTTCTACCTCAACGACCACGCCGCGGCGGTCATCCGGCTGATCGGCGAACGGCTCGCCCGCTGA
- a CDS encoding thioester domain-containing protein, producing MRGGIAVLAAAAAVMVGAPSALADDGAARGRVSENAGTVGYRLNLDGGGDYITKLFSLKLTDGSTLKLYCVQITVGMRTDVDMVERPWNKYPAANSPFEKNSAKINWVLHHGYPGVALDALGSALAKSGVKVNDGISEREAIAATQAAVWHFSDGVNLNLTKPLAENNPAEANADVASLYSYLTGDENKGIGEQPKPALNIASPKTEGKAGTKIGPFEVATSGDITSLTTELPEGVKVTDADGKELKTADVKDGSKLFVDVPADAKPGNGSFSLKVTGELDTGRLFVADNYAKKPAQSLIVADSEKTQVTAKAAATWTEAGAPATSTAPTTTPGGAQSGGGDLANTGVDAAVPFGVGGLLLGGGALMLLVNRRRSRA from the coding sequence GTGCGTGGCGGGATCGCGGTTCTCGCCGCGGCCGCCGCGGTCATGGTCGGCGCCCCGTCGGCCCTCGCGGACGACGGCGCGGCGCGCGGCCGGGTCAGCGAAAACGCCGGCACCGTCGGCTACCGCCTGAACCTCGACGGCGGTGGTGACTACATCACCAAGCTGTTCTCGCTGAAGCTGACCGACGGCAGCACGCTGAAGCTCTACTGCGTGCAGATCACCGTCGGCATGCGCACCGACGTCGACATGGTCGAGCGCCCGTGGAACAAGTACCCCGCCGCGAACTCGCCCTTCGAGAAGAACAGCGCGAAGATCAACTGGGTGCTGCACCACGGCTACCCGGGTGTCGCGCTCGACGCGCTGGGCAGCGCGCTGGCGAAGTCCGGCGTCAAGGTCAACGACGGCATCTCCGAGCGCGAGGCCATCGCCGCGACGCAGGCCGCCGTGTGGCACTTCAGCGACGGCGTGAACCTGAACCTCACGAAGCCGCTGGCCGAGAACAACCCGGCCGAGGCCAACGCCGACGTCGCGTCGCTGTACAGCTACCTGACCGGTGACGAGAACAAGGGCATCGGCGAGCAGCCGAAGCCGGCGCTGAACATCGCGTCGCCGAAGACCGAGGGCAAGGCGGGCACCAAGATCGGCCCGTTCGAGGTCGCCACGTCCGGTGACATCACGTCGCTCACCACCGAGCTGCCCGAGGGCGTCAAGGTCACCGACGCCGACGGCAAGGAGCTGAAGACCGCGGACGTCAAGGACGGCAGCAAGCTGTTCGTCGACGTCCCGGCCGACGCGAAGCCGGGCAACGGCTCGTTCTCGCTCAAGGTCACCGGCGAGCTGGACACCGGCCGCCTGTTCGTCGCCGACAACTACGCCAAGAAGCCGGCGCAGTCGCTGATCGTCGCCGACTCGGAGAAGACCCAGGTGACCGCGAAGGCGGCCGCGACCTGGACCGAGGCGGGCGCCCCGGCCACCAGCACCGCGCCGACCACCACCCCGGGTGGCGCGCAGTCCGGTGGCGGCGACCTGGCCAACACCGGTGTCGACGCCGCGGTTCCGTTCGGCGTGGGCGGCCTGCTGCTGGGCGGCGGCGCGCTGATGCTGCTGGTGAACCGGCGTCGCAGCCGCGCGTAA